In one window of Mobiluncus massiliensis DNA:
- the rpsJ gene encoding 30S ribosomal protein S10 encodes MAGQKIRIRLKSYDHEVIDSSAKKIVETVTSAGATVVGPVPLPTEKNVYVVIRSPHKYKDSREQFEVRTHKRLIDIIDPTPSAVDSLMRLELPADVNIEIKL; translated from the coding sequence ATGGCGGGACAAAAAATCCGCATTCGGCTGAAGTCTTATGACCATGAGGTCATTGACTCCTCGGCAAAGAAAATTGTCGAGACGGTAACCAGTGCTGGCGCTACCGTAGTCGGACCTGTGCCCCTGCCGACCGAAAAGAACGTTTACGTTGTGATTCGGTCGCCGCACAAATATAAGGACAGCCGGGAGCAATTTGAAGTTCGCACCCACAAGCGTCTGATTGACATTATTGATCCCACGCCTTCCGCAGTTGATTCGCTGATGCGTCTTGAACTGCCGGCAGACGTGAATATCGAGATTAAGCTGTAA
- a CDS encoding ABC transporter ATP-binding protein translates to MLELSHISKAFFRHTVNEKIALRDISLQLDEGDFVTVIGSNGAGKSTLLNIVSGRYRPDLGQIHIDGHDVTRKPDYKVARYVGRVFQDPMAGTCPHMTIEENLAIAWARTHGHGLGLGVTRARKAQFREDLKVLEQGLENRLTARVGLLSGGQRQALSLVMAVFTQPKILLLDEHTAALDPARAELITRLTQELVARHGLTTLMVTHNMEQALHLGNRLIMMHEGEVIMELSGKDKENATVDDLLAQFAKFKGAALSDRTMLS, encoded by the coding sequence ATGCTAGAACTTTCGCATATTTCCAAGGCGTTTTTCCGTCACACTGTTAACGAAAAAATTGCTCTGCGTGACATCTCCCTGCAGTTGGACGAGGGCGACTTTGTGACCGTCATTGGTTCCAACGGAGCGGGCAAATCGACCTTGCTGAACATCGTCTCGGGACGTTACCGCCCGGACTTGGGACAGATACATATTGACGGCCACGATGTGACGCGTAAACCTGACTACAAAGTGGCGCGTTACGTGGGACGCGTGTTCCAAGACCCGATGGCGGGAACCTGCCCGCACATGACTATTGAAGAGAACTTGGCGATTGCCTGGGCACGCACCCATGGGCACGGACTGGGACTCGGGGTGACCCGAGCCCGCAAGGCGCAGTTCCGCGAAGATCTCAAGGTTTTGGAGCAAGGTTTGGAAAATCGCCTAACAGCCCGCGTGGGGTTGCTCTCCGGTGGGCAACGTCAAGCGCTGTCCCTGGTGATGGCGGTGTTCACCCAGCCGAAGATTTTGCTGTTGGACGAACACACGGCGGCTTTGGATCCGGCACGTGCCGAGTTGATTACCCGCTTGACCCAGGAGCTAGTGGCGCGCCACGGACTGACCACCCTGATGGTGACCCACAACATGGAACAAGCTCTGCACCTGGGCAACCGCCTCATCATGATGCATGAGGGCGAGGTCATTATGGAACTGAGCGGGAAAGATAAGGAAAACGCGACCGTGGACGACCTGCTGGCCCAGTTCGCCAAGTTCAAAGGCGCGGCGCTATCTGACCGGACCATGCTGTCCTAA
- a CDS encoding ABC transporter permease, with the protein MIGAVELGLIYGLMALGVYLTFRILDFADLTIDSSFTTGAAACAVVILGGGSPWLGTLAGFAVGLIAGLITGLLNTAGKIHPLLAGILTQIGLYSVNLRIMGKSNLPFRREESLFTPLREANLVGTWVSVAILLVVLLVACGIVVWFLSTNLGLALRATGDNEEMARAQGVNTDLAKLVGLALSNGLVALSGSLIAQYQGFADISMGIGLIIAGLASVIIGTAVIPTGRIWMAVLAVVGGSVVYRVIIQAALMIPGFNPNDMKLLSAIIVVVFLIAPRWKGFLSWQKNHPIAEFSGVQPWDTADAEELDSGDTRPADKHITKRTRRKGL; encoded by the coding sequence ATGATTGGTGCGGTGGAGCTGGGCCTGATTTATGGGCTGATGGCCTTGGGGGTGTACCTCACATTTAGAATCCTCGATTTCGCCGATTTGACGATTGATTCGAGTTTCACCACCGGAGCGGCAGCTTGCGCGGTCGTTATCCTCGGCGGGGGCAGCCCGTGGCTGGGAACCCTGGCGGGATTCGCGGTGGGACTGATTGCCGGGCTGATTACCGGTTTGCTGAATACCGCGGGGAAAATACACCCCCTGCTGGCGGGAATCTTGACCCAGATTGGTTTGTATTCGGTGAACCTGCGCATTATGGGCAAATCCAACCTGCCGTTTCGGCGTGAAGAATCACTGTTTACGCCACTGCGGGAGGCCAATCTGGTGGGGACGTGGGTCAGCGTAGCGATTCTGTTGGTGGTCCTGCTGGTAGCCTGCGGGATAGTCGTGTGGTTCCTATCCACCAATCTGGGTTTGGCTTTGCGCGCCACTGGGGATAACGAAGAAATGGCGCGTGCCCAAGGGGTGAACACCGACTTGGCCAAACTGGTCGGCTTGGCGCTGTCCAACGGCTTGGTGGCGCTGTCAGGTTCCCTCATCGCCCAGTATCAAGGCTTCGCGGATATTTCTATGGGTATCGGGCTGATTATTGCCGGTTTGGCCTCGGTCATCATCGGCACGGCGGTCATTCCCACCGGACGCATCTGGATGGCCGTGTTGGCAGTGGTGGGCGGCTCTGTCGTGTATCGCGTCATTATTCAAGCCGCCTTGATGATTCCGGGATTCAACCCCAACGATATGAAACTGTTGAGCGCCATCATTGTGGTGGTGTTCCTCATTGCCCCGCGGTGGAAAGGCTTTCTCTCGTGGCAAAAGAACCATCCCATTGCGGAGTTTTCCGGGGTGCAGCCCTGGGATACGGCCGACGCTGAAGAGCTTGACTCCGGAGATACCCGCCCGGCGGATAAACATATCACCAAACGGACCCGGCGGAAGGGGCTGTGA
- a CDS encoding ABC transporter substrate-binding protein, with product MRRIIASIVVGMAALALAGCSSTDATKGGAASGDGKYKVAIAQYASFPPLDEAVAGFKAALSEAGLDVTYDASNAQGDQTNVNSIASKYAAGDYDLVFAIATPMAQSIAQNVVDTPVLFTAVTDPVAAELVESNEAPGYNVTGTTDMNPVAKQIDLVKQVIPDAQKVGIIYSSGEVNSQVQVKLAKAEAKKQGLEVVEKTITNTAEVQQAAQTLTGVDAIFIPTDNTVVAALDSVLQVAEEKGILTVAGESSSVGNGAALTLGLDYTTLGHQTGEMAVKILKGEAKPATMPVEAQKTPLLVINPEAAEKQGHPIPAELSAKADKVVYE from the coding sequence ATGCGTAGAATAATTGCCTCAATAGTTGTCGGTATGGCCGCTTTGGCGCTGGCGGGTTGTTCCTCTACAGACGCCACCAAGGGAGGTGCTGCCAGCGGCGATGGCAAATACAAAGTCGCTATTGCCCAGTACGCCAGTTTCCCGCCCTTGGACGAGGCGGTAGCCGGATTTAAAGCCGCTTTGAGCGAAGCTGGACTGGATGTCACCTATGACGCTTCCAATGCCCAAGGGGACCAGACCAACGTGAACTCCATCGCCTCAAAGTACGCTGCGGGTGATTACGATTTGGTGTTTGCTATCGCCACCCCCATGGCTCAGTCCATTGCTCAAAATGTGGTCGATACCCCGGTACTGTTCACCGCGGTGACGGATCCGGTGGCAGCGGAGCTGGTGGAATCTAACGAGGCGCCGGGTTACAACGTGACCGGCACTACGGATATGAATCCGGTGGCGAAACAGATTGACCTGGTCAAACAGGTGATTCCCGATGCTCAAAAGGTTGGCATTATCTACTCTTCCGGAGAGGTAAACTCGCAGGTACAAGTCAAATTGGCGAAAGCTGAAGCTAAGAAACAAGGGTTGGAAGTGGTGGAAAAAACCATCACCAATACCGCCGAAGTTCAGCAGGCCGCTCAGACTCTGACCGGAGTCGATGCCATTTTCATTCCTACCGATAACACCGTGGTAGCCGCGTTGGATTCCGTGCTGCAGGTGGCGGAGGAAAAGGGCATCCTTACGGTGGCCGGTGAGTCCAGTTCGGTCGGTAACGGTGCGGCTTTGACGTTGGGACTGGATTACACAACCTTGGGCCACCAGACCGGAGAAATGGCGGTAAAGATCTTAAAGGGCGAGGCTAAACCCGCAACTATGCCGGTGGAAGCCCAAAAAACTCCGTTACTGGTGATAAACCCGGAGGCCGCCGAGAAGCAGGGACACCCGATTCCCGCTGAGCTTTCGGCTAAAGCCGACAAGGTGGTTTACGAGTAA
- a CDS encoding aldehyde dehydrogenase family protein — translation MEYPKGIDDKFMTSLLIAGRGESGADAPVYNVQTWESFGTLHCSTFSDGEQSVLRAHAVSEQWSQESIYTRSRILYRFLRRVVRYYEPIIGLDQLLSGKSWLDASSEYFYMITQVRGIKRHLRYLWKPRRGGGSVPLSTYRVWYRPMGVVGMFTSADNPISMVCDILNPIMAGNTVVNFVTPQAALGALLMKAVLVDAGMPADVWRIVVSESSQFGMQFIPALDYVSAIGPNRMCQKISMECARHSVPISCFGGVKNIALVMDDAKLWDAAKACARSAFLNAGQSTKAVEIIFVHESVREPFEQMMLQYTHEQIRVGRFVDRHATMGSMMYPGRVKNCEKVVKLALENGARVLTGSHPRPEISPTFFEPTIVADLPPDLELLETEVYGPVVALLSFKDIANVVRLVTGSRVIDSAAVFTRDIDFVRTLINNAQFAAVSVNDTYFSMDMSWKAPIQGKSESGQGIRHGLEAILQYTQVFSAARLKSISWVPKDWRSGNWTERLTFWFMGLYSWLSRNVTDTVVADGISNFFRWIRDRFVGPV, via the coding sequence ATGGAATACCCCAAGGGTATCGACGACAAGTTCATGACGTCCTTGCTCATTGCCGGTCGTGGCGAGAGCGGTGCTGATGCTCCGGTTTACAATGTCCAGACTTGGGAATCCTTCGGAACCCTGCATTGCTCCACCTTCTCTGATGGAGAACAATCCGTGCTTCGGGCTCATGCCGTGAGTGAACAGTGGTCACAAGAGAGCATTTACACGCGTTCACGCATTCTGTACCGATTCTTGAGACGAGTTGTGCGTTACTATGAGCCGATTATTGGGCTCGACCAGCTGTTGAGCGGGAAATCCTGGCTGGACGCTTCCTCAGAGTATTTTTACATGATTACCCAGGTACGGGGCATTAAGCGACATTTGAGGTATCTGTGGAAACCGCGCCGGGGTGGGGGCTCGGTACCGCTGTCCACCTATCGGGTTTGGTACCGCCCCATGGGGGTAGTAGGGATGTTCACTTCCGCGGACAATCCAATTTCTATGGTCTGCGATATCTTGAACCCTATTATGGCCGGTAACACGGTGGTCAATTTCGTGACTCCCCAGGCGGCTCTGGGAGCCCTGTTGATGAAAGCGGTGCTGGTGGACGCCGGGATGCCCGCAGACGTGTGGCGCATCGTGGTTTCGGAATCTTCACAGTTCGGGATGCAGTTCATTCCGGCCCTCGACTATGTTTCAGCCATCGGACCGAACCGGATGTGTCAAAAAATCTCGATGGAGTGTGCTCGCCACTCGGTGCCCATTTCTTGCTTTGGAGGGGTTAAAAACATTGCGTTGGTGATGGATGACGCGAAATTGTGGGACGCGGCGAAAGCCTGTGCTCGTTCGGCTTTCCTGAACGCCGGCCAATCCACGAAAGCTGTCGAGATTATTTTTGTGCATGAATCAGTGCGAGAACCGTTTGAACAGATGATGCTCCAATATACCCATGAGCAGATTCGGGTCGGGCGATTCGTGGATCGGCACGCCACTATGGGCTCCATGATGTACCCTGGCCGAGTCAAGAATTGTGAAAAAGTTGTGAAACTGGCTCTTGAGAACGGCGCCCGGGTACTGACGGGGTCCCATCCGCGTCCTGAGATTAGTCCGACTTTTTTTGAGCCGACCATCGTGGCGGATTTGCCTCCTGATTTGGAGCTTCTGGAAACGGAAGTGTACGGACCGGTAGTGGCGCTGCTATCGTTCAAAGACATCGCGAACGTGGTGCGCCTGGTAACGGGGTCACGAGTGATTGATTCTGCCGCCGTCTTTACTCGCGACATCGATTTCGTGCGGACCCTGATTAACAATGCACAGTTTGCCGCAGTCAGCGTCAACGACACGTATTTCTCGATGGATATGTCGTGGAAGGCGCCGATTCAGGGCAAAAGCGAAAGCGGCCAGGGGATTCGTCATGGTCTGGAAGCAATTTTGCAATACACCCAGGTATTTTCGGCCGCGCGTTTGAAGTCCATTTCCTGGGTACCGAAAGACTGGCGTTCCGGAAACTGGACGGAACGCCTGACTTTCTGGTTTATGGGGTTATATTCTTGGCTGTCGCGTAACGTGACCGACACCGTGGTCGCGGATGGGATCAGTAATTTCTTCCGGTGGATACGAGACCGATTTGTCGGCCCGGTGTAA
- a CDS encoding aldehyde dehydrogenase family protein, which produces MHSDVLDDRFFAILAEFLSWMHGPRKDVVDVESGRLLTRVATASPEDAQESLMTVQAAQVVWTEMGPYGRAKVLARFSQLVWKYQNEMVALSQMLSGKSLIDAHEEFLDVLSTAKNIKFSSRRLGKHRAGRGALPGSRWRVYQRPLGIVGFFTSPDWPLSSINDVLQAIAAGNAVVNFVTPQAALGAVLMHAMLVDAGMPYGLWKIIPDTTSKAGRAVIPGLDMVTVLGSEKLGRRISRICQEYRVPFKGFLQVLNVGVICEDCRFDHAVRAMARAGFQHAGQTVNSAEIIWVQDSIFDYFKLALKDFVSDQVAIGSLDSAETTLGAMLTPQRAQTIQELVDDAVQRGAELVLGGNTAPDLGPSFYEPTILARVPQDAAICASELHGPLIYLQPFQDLTEVSRFLGTSRHSYCIYLFTESEFMMRDFIQAANGAAVIINDSYMSLYSTWQAPIQGIRSTGSGIRHGLESILQYSRVQSVARQEGHPWISNDLQPGNRMERWSFFSSRAAVIASILFTDTVIAYAWRNLRHHIKNRIHGPV; this is translated from the coding sequence GTGCATTCCGATGTCTTGGACGACAGATTTTTTGCCATCTTGGCAGAATTTTTGTCCTGGATGCACGGTCCTCGCAAAGACGTGGTCGATGTGGAATCCGGACGGTTGCTGACCCGGGTCGCTACGGCTTCCCCCGAAGACGCCCAGGAATCTTTGATGACGGTGCAGGCAGCACAGGTGGTCTGGACTGAAATGGGGCCCTATGGGCGCGCCAAAGTTTTGGCCCGATTTTCCCAGTTAGTGTGGAAGTACCAAAACGAAATGGTCGCCCTGTCGCAAATGCTCAGCGGCAAATCATTAATTGATGCCCACGAAGAGTTTCTCGATGTTTTGTCCACCGCGAAAAACATCAAATTTTCCAGCCGTAGGCTGGGCAAACACCGAGCTGGTAGGGGAGCGCTACCCGGTTCGCGGTGGCGTGTTTACCAGCGTCCCTTGGGCATAGTGGGATTTTTCACGTCACCTGACTGGCCGCTTTCTTCAATCAACGATGTCCTACAGGCGATTGCGGCGGGCAATGCGGTCGTAAACTTCGTGACCCCCCAGGCGGCCTTGGGCGCTGTACTGATGCACGCCATGTTGGTAGATGCGGGAATGCCGTACGGTTTGTGGAAGATTATTCCGGACACAACTTCAAAAGCGGGGCGCGCCGTCATTCCCGGTCTAGATATGGTCACGGTTTTAGGCTCGGAAAAGTTAGGACGCCGGATTTCGAGAATTTGCCAGGAATACCGGGTTCCGTTCAAGGGTTTCCTGCAGGTGCTTAACGTTGGGGTGATTTGTGAAGATTGCCGTTTTGATCATGCGGTCCGGGCGATGGCCCGTGCTGGTTTCCAACACGCGGGACAAACCGTAAACAGCGCCGAAATCATCTGGGTGCAGGATTCAATTTTTGATTACTTTAAACTCGCCTTGAAAGACTTTGTGTCAGACCAGGTTGCCATTGGTTCTCTGGATTCTGCTGAAACCACCTTGGGTGCTATGCTGACACCGCAGCGGGCGCAAACCATCCAGGAGCTGGTGGACGACGCGGTCCAACGAGGGGCTGAGCTAGTCCTAGGCGGCAACACCGCCCCGGACCTGGGACCGTCCTTCTATGAACCGACCATCCTCGCCAGAGTGCCGCAGGACGCCGCAATCTGTGCAAGTGAGCTTCACGGCCCCCTCATCTATCTGCAACCATTCCAGGACCTCACGGAAGTATCACGCTTCTTGGGCACGTCTCGGCACAGTTACTGTATCTATCTGTTCACTGAATCCGAGTTCATGATGCGCGATTTCATCCAAGCAGCCAACGGCGCAGCGGTAATCATCAACGACTCCTACATGAGTCTGTACTCGACGTGGCAAGCTCCGATTCAGGGTATCAGGAGTACCGGCTCCGGCATCCGTCACGGGTTGGAGTCGATTCTGCAGTATTCCCGCGTTCAATCCGTGGCCAGGCAGGAAGGTCATCCCTGGATTTCAAACGACCTCCAGCCCGGAAACCGGATGGAACGGTGGAGCTTTTTCTCTAGCCGTGCCGCAGTGATTGCCTCGATTCTGTTCACCGATACGGTGATTGCTTATGCGTGGCGCAACCTGCGACATCACATTAAGAATCGGATTCACGGCCCGGTATAG
- the tuf gene encoding elongation factor Tu has translation MAQGTYTHDKPHVNVGTIGHVDHGKTTLTAAITKVLADKYPDLPANKFTPFDQVDNAPEERQRGITINVSHVEYETPNRHYAHVDAPGHADYIKNMITGAAQMDGAILVVAATDGPMAQTKEHILLAKQVGVPSILVALNKCDSPDVDEDMLEIVEDEIREDLEKQGFDRDCPIIHLSALKALEGDAEWTKKVEELVEAVDTYIPEPVRDLDKPFLMPIEDVFTITGRGTVVTGRVERGKLPLNAEVEIVGIRPTQKTTVTGIEMFHKSMDEAYAGENCGLLLRGTKREDVERGQVICIPGSVTPHTKFEGKVYILKKDEGGRHKSFYDGYRPQFFFRTTDVTGVIHLPEGTEMVMPGDTTEISVELIQPIAMEEGLGFAIREGGRTVGSGKVTKIIA, from the coding sequence GTGGCACAAGGCACTTATACTCATGACAAGCCGCACGTTAACGTCGGCACCATTGGTCACGTTGACCACGGCAAGACTACTTTGACTGCAGCTATCACCAAGGTGTTGGCTGACAAGTATCCGGATTTGCCCGCAAACAAGTTCACCCCCTTCGATCAGGTGGATAACGCTCCGGAGGAACGTCAGCGCGGCATCACCATCAACGTTTCTCACGTTGAATACGAAACCCCCAACCGTCACTACGCTCACGTGGACGCCCCTGGCCACGCCGACTACATCAAGAACATGATTACCGGCGCTGCGCAAATGGACGGCGCTATCCTCGTGGTGGCTGCCACTGACGGCCCGATGGCTCAGACCAAGGAGCACATCCTGTTGGCCAAGCAGGTCGGCGTGCCTTCCATCCTGGTCGCTCTGAACAAGTGCGATTCCCCGGATGTGGACGAAGACATGCTGGAAATCGTGGAGGACGAAATCCGTGAAGACCTGGAGAAGCAGGGCTTCGACCGCGACTGCCCGATCATCCACCTTTCCGCTCTGAAGGCTCTGGAAGGCGACGCCGAGTGGACCAAGAAGGTTGAAGAGCTCGTGGAAGCGGTTGACACCTACATTCCTGAGCCTGTTCGTGACCTCGACAAGCCGTTCTTGATGCCTATCGAAGACGTCTTCACCATTACCGGCCGCGGCACCGTGGTGACCGGTCGTGTGGAGCGCGGCAAGCTGCCGTTGAACGCCGAAGTCGAAATCGTGGGCATCCGTCCGACGCAAAAGACCACCGTTACCGGTATCGAAATGTTCCACAAGTCCATGGACGAGGCCTACGCCGGCGAGAACTGTGGTCTGCTGCTGCGCGGCACCAAGCGTGAAGATGTGGAGCGCGGCCAGGTTATCTGCATTCCTGGTTCCGTGACCCCGCACACCAAGTTCGAGGGCAAGGTCTACATCTTGAAGAAGGATGAAGGCGGACGTCACAAGTCCTTCTACGATGGCTACCGCCCGCAGTTCTTCTTCCGCACCACCGACGTTACCGGTGTTATCCACCTGCCCGAAGGCACCGAAATGGTTATGCCTGGCGACACCACTGAAATCAGCGTGGAGCTGATTCAGCCTATCGCTATGGAAGAAGGCCTCGGCTTCGCTATCCGCGAAGGCGGCCGTACCGTTGGTTCCGGCAAGGTGACCAAGATTATCGCGTAA
- the fusA gene encoding elongation factor G, whose product MALDVLTDLKKVRNIGIMAHIDAGKTTTTERILFYTGINYKIGETHDGASTMDWMEQEQERGITITSAATTCFWNNNQINIIDTPGHVDFTVEVERSLRVLDGAVAVFDGKEGVEPQSETVWRQADKYNVPRICFINKMDKLGADFDFSVQTIIDRLGARPVVMTFPMGAESDFVGVVDVLRQQAVYFPEKDADGNDTKGAVVEYKDIPAEYQDKAAKYLETATEEAAEASDELMEAYLENGELSVDQIKQGIRARTVRSEIYPVYGGSAFKNKGVQPCLDGVIDYLPCPLDVEEVRGFRPGHEDEGETESRKPDENEPFAALAFKVAVHPFYGKLTYVRVYSGKAEQGTQIYNSTKGKKERVGKLFQMHSNHENPVEVAHAGHIYAFIGLKETTTGDTLCAIDKPIVLESMTFPEPVIHVAVEPKSKADQEKMGIAIQKLAEEDPTFTVRLDEETGQTVIGGMGELHLDIIVDRMKREFKVEANVGKPMVAYRETIKKKVEKVEYTHKKQTGGSGQFAKVLVTFEPLSEEERGEGKTYAFEDKVTGGRVPREYIPSVDAGIQEAMESGVLAGYPMVDVKATLEDGAYHEVDSSEMAFKIAGNMVFKEGAKKANPVILEPIMDVEVRTPEEYMGDVIGDLNSRRGNIASMNDGQGVKVIRAKVPLSEMFGYIGDLRSKTQGRAVFTMQFDSYAEVPRSISEEIIANNRGA is encoded by the coding sequence GTGGCACTTGACGTGCTAACTGACCTTAAAAAGGTCCGCAACATTGGCATCATGGCACACATCGATGCTGGTAAGACGACCACGACGGAACGCATCCTGTTCTACACCGGTATCAACTACAAAATCGGTGAAACGCACGATGGCGCTTCGACTATGGACTGGATGGAACAGGAACAAGAACGCGGTATCACCATTACCTCCGCGGCTACGACCTGTTTTTGGAACAACAATCAGATCAACATCATCGACACTCCCGGACACGTGGACTTCACCGTTGAGGTGGAACGTTCCCTGCGCGTCCTTGACGGAGCGGTAGCGGTGTTTGACGGTAAGGAAGGCGTGGAACCGCAGTCCGAAACCGTGTGGCGCCAGGCTGACAAGTACAACGTGCCGCGTATCTGCTTCATCAACAAGATGGACAAGCTGGGCGCGGACTTCGACTTTTCGGTCCAGACCATCATTGACCGCTTGGGGGCTCGTCCGGTAGTGATGACTTTCCCGATGGGTGCGGAATCCGACTTTGTCGGCGTCGTTGACGTTTTGCGTCAGCAAGCCGTGTACTTCCCTGAGAAAGACGCCGACGGTAACGATACCAAGGGCGCCGTTGTCGAGTACAAAGACATTCCCGCGGAATACCAGGACAAGGCCGCCAAGTATCTGGAGACCGCTACCGAAGAGGCTGCCGAGGCCAGCGATGAGCTGATGGAAGCCTACCTCGAGAACGGCGAACTGAGCGTTGACCAGATTAAGCAAGGAATCCGGGCGCGTACCGTCCGTTCTGAGATTTACCCGGTCTATGGCGGCTCCGCCTTTAAGAACAAGGGCGTGCAGCCCTGCTTGGATGGGGTTATCGACTACCTGCCCTGCCCGTTGGATGTTGAGGAGGTTCGCGGTTTCCGTCCCGGTCACGAGGATGAAGGCGAAACCGAATCCCGCAAGCCTGACGAGAACGAGCCGTTCGCCGCTTTGGCTTTCAAGGTGGCCGTGCACCCGTTCTATGGCAAGCTGACCTACGTGCGCGTGTACTCCGGGAAGGCCGAACAAGGCACCCAGATTTACAACTCCACTAAGGGAAAGAAAGAGCGCGTGGGCAAGCTGTTCCAGATGCACTCCAACCACGAAAACCCGGTGGAAGTTGCGCACGCTGGCCACATCTACGCCTTCATCGGCTTGAAGGAAACCACTACCGGCGACACGTTGTGCGCCATTGACAAGCCGATTGTGCTGGAATCCATGACCTTCCCCGAACCCGTGATTCACGTGGCGGTGGAACCGAAGTCAAAGGCTGACCAGGAAAAGATGGGTATCGCCATCCAGAAGCTGGCCGAAGAAGACCCGACCTTTACCGTGCGTTTGGACGAGGAAACCGGCCAGACCGTTATCGGCGGTATGGGCGAGTTGCACTTGGACATCATCGTGGACCGGATGAAGCGCGAGTTCAAGGTGGAAGCTAACGTCGGCAAGCCCATGGTGGCTTACCGCGAGACCATCAAGAAGAAGGTCGAGAAGGTCGAATACACCCACAAGAAGCAGACCGGTGGTTCCGGCCAGTTCGCGAAGGTGTTGGTCACGTTCGAACCGTTGAGCGAGGAAGAACGGGGCGAAGGCAAGACCTACGCTTTCGAAGACAAGGTCACCGGGGGACGCGTCCCGCGCGAATACATTCCTTCCGTTGACGCGGGCATCCAGGAAGCTATGGAATCCGGCGTTTTGGCCGGCTACCCGATGGTGGACGTGAAGGCGACGTTGGAGGACGGCGCTTACCACGAAGTCGACTCATCGGAAATGGCTTTCAAGATTGCCGGCAACATGGTGTTCAAGGAAGGTGCCAAGAAGGCGAACCCCGTCATCTTGGAACCCATCATGGATGTGGAAGTCCGCACCCCCGAGGAATACATGGGCGACGTCATCGGCGACCTGAATTCCCGCCGCGGCAACATTGCCTCCATGAACGACGGCCAGGGCGTGAAGGTTATTCGCGCCAAGGTGCCGTTGTCAGAAATGTTTGGCTACATCGGCGACCTGCGTTCCAAGACCCAGGGCCGCGCGGTGTTCACCATGCAGTTCGATTCCTACGCCGAGGTTCCGCGTTCGATTTCCGAAGAAATCATCGCCAACAACCGCGGTGCATAA
- the rpsG gene encoding 30S ribosomal protein S7 has product MPRKGPAPKRPLIADPVYNSPLVTQLVNRVLLDGKKSVAQSIVYGALEGVAHKTEQDPIVVLKRAMENIRPHLEVRSRRVGGATYQVPVEVKASRATTLALRWLVDFSRQRREKTMTERLMNEILDASNGLGAAVKRREDVHKMAEANRAFAHYRW; this is encoded by the coding sequence ATGCCTCGTAAAGGACCGGCGCCTAAGCGCCCACTCATTGCAGACCCGGTGTACAACTCTCCGCTGGTCACCCAGCTCGTTAATCGCGTCCTGTTGGACGGTAAAAAGTCCGTGGCTCAGAGCATCGTCTATGGTGCGCTGGAAGGCGTAGCTCACAAGACCGAGCAGGACCCCATCGTGGTACTCAAGCGCGCCATGGAAAACATTCGCCCGCATCTGGAGGTTCGTTCCCGTCGTGTCGGTGGGGCAACTTACCAGGTTCCGGTGGAAGTCAAAGCCTCTCGCGCGACCACCCTGGCGTTGCGTTGGCTGGTGGATTTCTCCCGTCAGCGTCGGGAAAAGACCATGACCGAACGTCTCATGAACGAAATCTTGGATGCTTCCAACGGCTTGGGTGCCGCGGTGAAGCGCCGTGAGGACGTTCACAAGATGGCTGAAGCTAACCGCGCCTTTGCCCACTACCGCTGGTAG
- the rpsL gene encoding 30S ribosomal protein S12: MPTIEQLVHQGRTSKRTKSKTPALAGSPQRRGVCTRVYTTTPKKPNSALRKVARVRLSSGIEVSAYIPGVGHNLQEHSIVLVRGGRVKDLPGVRYHIVRGALDTQGVRDRKQGRSKYGAKKEKK, from the coding sequence GTGCCTACCATTGAACAACTCGTCCACCAAGGACGTACCAGCAAGCGCACGAAGTCCAAGACCCCGGCCTTGGCAGGCTCTCCGCAGCGTCGTGGCGTGTGCACTCGTGTGTACACCACCACCCCGAAGAAGCCGAACTCGGCTCTGCGTAAAGTCGCTCGTGTGCGTCTATCTTCCGGCATCGAAGTCAGCGCCTACATTCCCGGCGTTGGCCACAACCTTCAGGAACACTCCATCGTGCTGGTGCGCGGTGGCCGTGTGAAGGACCTTCCGGGTGTGCGCTACCACATCGTGCGCGGCGCTCTTGACACCCAAGGTGTGCGCGACCGTAAACAGGGTCGTTCCAAGTACGGTGCGAAGAAGGAGAAGAAGTAA